The sequence GACTGACCAATCTGAATAATCTCGCGTCACTACAGCACTTACGTTCTGAACCCCTTCAACATATTCAATTCCGCATTTGAGCCAAGTATTTTCATTTTCCCTAATCATCAATCCAGCCTGGTCATATAAAGCCTGATACTGTCCTATAATTTTGACCTCAGCTGTGAAATTACCTTGTATTTCCTGATAGTAAAAGTTGCCGTTATCACGTACAAAATTATAGTGAGTTTTTTGCCAAAAATCAGTATTAGTACCTACCTTAACGTCAACAAACTCTGCTTGTTCATTCCAGATTAAAGGTTCGTTGTACCACTGCATTTGAGTCATATTTTTTTGGGCGTATTTTATATTAATATAATTTTTTTTACCATTAAATAGAAATATTTCTTTGGTTATACAGGCAAAATAAGCGCACTGAAATCTGAAAATATCTGTGAATTGATGTTTTTTAACTTCTTTATTCTGGGATTTTGGATAGGAGCAAAAGGCTCAACTAGACTCTCTTGAACACTGTCGATGTCTGCCATTTGTGTTGGCTTTCTCTGTCTACTAGATTTTTTTGGAGCATCGGCAGATTTAGTTTTAAGTGCCTCTGACATCAACCTAACTCTTAACCATGTTTTAACAACAGTATTGATGTTTTTATACTGTATCTTGCTCAGTTGTCAATTGCGTTTTTTATTTAGTGCTTATTCTTATCTTTTTTTATTTGTCAAGCTCACATTATACCAAATTAGATGAGCTTATCCGGGATCACTCTGGTACAAGAAAAATCGCAGGCAAAATTTAAACCTCATACAGCAATTGGGTTTAAAGCTTGATTTTTTAACCTTTTGTCTCAAAGCCTTGTTTAGTCAAGAATTTATTTTTCTTCTATGGATAATATTTAAATAGGATTAAGATAGTTGCATATAAATAGTAGACTTGTATAATCAAATTTGAAATAGCGCTGCAAAGACTTTTGTTTTTTATGTTCCATATCGAGAGCTTTCAATAACAATTGATTTATATAGATCATTGAACAAAAAACAGATTCTTTGTTAAGCAGATGTCAAGCATAAACTCATTAAGTAAAAGTAATAGTTCTTTATGCATTCTTTCCAAGAAACACCGATTCTAGAATCAGAACTGGTCAATGAATCTCAAGTAAGCTTCTCCGAAATCATAAATTCAGAGCCAAATATTCATAAATTGATCTATCACCATGTCAGTGACACAGTGATGGTCAAGGGTAAAGGTATATATCTTTATGATGCAGAAGGCAATCGATATATTGACTGTGCATCAGCAACATTTAATTTATCTTTGGGGTACGGTCATTCAGAAGTTCTACAAGCAGTTCAAGAACAAGCTGAAAAATTAGTTCATGTCACTTCCACATTTCAAACTGATCCCATTAACACCGTTGTCAGAAAGTTGGTCGAAGTTTCACCCGAAAATCTGACATTGGTGCATCCCAAAGTCTCTAGCGGTTCGGCAGCCAATGAAGGTGCAATTAAAATTGCTCAACATTATACAGGGAAAAGAGATGTCATCACATTATTTCGGAGCCACTTAGGGCAAACAATGATGATGACAAGTATGTCAGGAAATGCTTTTCGTAAAGAGCCTTTTCCTAACTTATTTCCTGGAAGTATTCAAGTACCAGATCCATATTGTCACCGCTGCTTTTACAAACAAAAACCCAAGACATGTGACTTTTTGTGTGTAGAACGAATCTATGACTTTATAGAATATGCTAGTTCTGGAAGTGTTGCCTGCATAGTTGTCGAACCCATTTCTGGTAATGGTGGCAATATTGTCCCACCTCCAGGGTATTTTCAAGCCCTTGAAAAACTTTGTCGTGAACAGGGGATTATTCTTATCTTCGATGAAATCCAGACTGGTATTGGTAGAACAGGCAAAATGTTTGCAGCAGAGTACTTTGGTGTACATCCTAACATTATCACTACAGCTAAGGGACTTGGTGGTACAGGATTTCAGTTTGCCGCTATTTTAACTGAAGAAAGGTTGGGTGGTCTTGAAGGACACCACCATTCTTTTACTTACGGTTCAAACGTTCTCGCAGCCGCAGCTGCAGCCAAGACTCTTGATATAGTCAGCCAACCTCAATTCCTTAAAAACGTGGAAACTGTTGGTAACTACATTATGGAGCGCCTCCGCCAAATGCAAGAAAAATACACCTTCATTAGTGATATTCGTGGTGTAGGGTTAATGATTGGAGTGGAGATTTCTGATGATGAGGGTAATCCAAATACGGATTTAACTAACTATATTGCCAAAGTAGCTATGAAGCACGGCTTAATTATTAGAACTTCTCGCTATGGTTATGGCAATGTTTTCAAAATCCGTCCGCCATTGATTATCACATTAGAAGAGTCTGAACAGTTGTGCGATCAACTGGAAAAAGTTCTCACAGAGGTTCAATGAAAGATTATATCTTGTGTTTAGCTGAGTACGTTTCGCAACAGATTTCCCAGAGTCAAGGTAAATTAAAAAATCGCTACATTCATGGCTACTCCCCTGGTGGTGATGCACAGTTCGATGTTGATGAAATCGCCGAGAGCGCCGTTGAGAAATTTATAGTTGAGAGAGGAGAACCAATAGCAATTTATTCAGAAGACAAAGGTCTACAAAAGTTTGGTTCTGATCCGAGTTATCTTCTAATTGTAGATCCCATAGATGGAACTCGACCGGCAGCAGCTAATTTGGAAATGTGCTGTATCTCCATTGCTGTAGCTAAATTCAAAGAATTTGCATGTATCGGCGATGTCGAGTATGCACTATTAAAAGAACTGAAGACGGGAGCATATATCTATGGGGATCGCTACCATGATGACTTGATTTATGCAGGATATTCCTATCCATTACCAAACTTAAGTCATACCTCTGACCTGAATAATATGTTTTGGTCGTTTGAGTTCAATGGTCATCCAACATCACTGATGATTCAGGCTTACGGTCATCTTATTGACAGTTCAGCTAATACAGGAGGTGTGTTCTTGTTTAACAGTGCCTCCTACTCTATCTCCCGGATTATCACGGGACAGCTTGACGCCTACGTTGATATTGGTAATCGGTTACTCAAAGACCATCCAGAACTGCGTCCTGCCTTTGAGAAAGTGGGTAACGGTTATATCCTGCATTTGTTTCCCTATGACATCGCCGCGAGCGTGTTTTTGGCAGAAAAAGCTGGGGTGATTATCACTGATGCTTTTGGCAAATCACTGAACAGCACACTGTTGATGGATATCAGTGATCAGAATCAACAGTCATGTATCGCTGCATCAACTGCAGAATTGCATCGCAAGTTGCTAGAGACTATCCGTTGGTAAATTTAACGGCTAACATTTCAGTTAGCCTTCGTATTTCTTCGTAGGAATATTTTGATGATATAGTGTGGCAACACTAAATAGGAAACAGTATGATTCTCGCAGGTGATATTGGTGCAACAAATAGCCGCTTGGCAGTGTTTAATGACAACTTTGAAGTCGTCGAACAACATATCTATAAAAGCCAAGA is a genomic window of Fortiea contorta PCC 7126 containing:
- a CDS encoding DUF1349 domain-containing protein, whose amino-acid sequence is MTQMQWYNEPLIWNEQAEFVDVKVGTNTDFWQKTHYNFVRDNGNFYYQEIQGNFTAEVKIIGQYQALYDQAGLMIRENENTWLKCGIEYVEGVQNVSAVVTRDYSDWSVVPLSQPPVALWLRVQRCSETVEVQYSLDGNNYQMLRLAYLTHGETVQVGLMCASPQGEGFSVTFESFKIMQP
- a CDS encoding aspartate aminotransferase family protein, with protein sequence MHSFQETPILESELVNESQVSFSEIINSEPNIHKLIYHHVSDTVMVKGKGIYLYDAEGNRYIDCASATFNLSLGYGHSEVLQAVQEQAEKLVHVTSTFQTDPINTVVRKLVEVSPENLTLVHPKVSSGSAANEGAIKIAQHYTGKRDVITLFRSHLGQTMMMTSMSGNAFRKEPFPNLFPGSIQVPDPYCHRCFYKQKPKTCDFLCVERIYDFIEYASSGSVACIVVEPISGNGGNIVPPPGYFQALEKLCREQGIILIFDEIQTGIGRTGKMFAAEYFGVHPNIITTAKGLGGTGFQFAAILTEERLGGLEGHHHSFTYGSNVLAAAAAAKTLDIVSQPQFLKNVETVGNYIMERLRQMQEKYTFISDIRGVGLMIGVEISDDEGNPNTDLTNYIAKVAMKHGLIIRTSRYGYGNVFKIRPPLIITLEESEQLCDQLEKVLTEVQ
- a CDS encoding inositol monophosphatase family protein — encoded protein: MKDYILCLAEYVSQQISQSQGKLKNRYIHGYSPGGDAQFDVDEIAESAVEKFIVERGEPIAIYSEDKGLQKFGSDPSYLLIVDPIDGTRPAAANLEMCCISIAVAKFKEFACIGDVEYALLKELKTGAYIYGDRYHDDLIYAGYSYPLPNLSHTSDLNNMFWSFEFNGHPTSLMIQAYGHLIDSSANTGGVFLFNSASYSISRIITGQLDAYVDIGNRLLKDHPELRPAFEKVGNGYILHLFPYDIAASVFLAEKAGVIITDAFGKSLNSTLLMDISDQNQQSCIAASTAELHRKLLETIRW